A genomic window from Pseudocitrobacter corydidari includes:
- the apbC gene encoding iron-sulfur cluster carrier protein ApbC, which yields MSSQSQATSPERLRAMVAGTLANFQHPTLKHNLTTLKALHHVALLDGTVHIELQMPFVWNSAFEELKEQCSADLLRITGANAIDWKLTHNIATLKRVKNQPGVNGVKNIIAVSSGKGGVGKSSTAVNLALALAAEGAKVGILDADIYGPSIPTMLGAENQRPTSPDGTHMAPIMAHGLATNSIGYLVTDDNAMVWRGPMASKALMQMLQETLWPDLDYLVLDMPPGTGDIQLTLAQNIPVTGAVVVTTPQDIALIDAKKGIVMFEKVEVPVLGIVENMSMHICSQCGHHEPIFGTGGAEKLAEKYHTQLLGQMPLHISLREDLDKGTPTVVNRPDSEFTQIYRRLADLTAAQLYWQGEVIPGEIAFRAV from the coding sequence ATGAGTTCTCAATCCCAGGCCACATCCCCCGAGCGCCTGCGCGCGATGGTTGCCGGGACGCTGGCTAATTTTCAGCACCCAACATTGAAGCATAATCTCACCACGCTGAAGGCGCTGCACCATGTGGCGCTGCTGGATGGCACCGTGCACATTGAGCTGCAAATGCCGTTTGTCTGGAACAGCGCGTTTGAAGAGCTGAAAGAGCAATGCAGTGCTGACCTGCTGCGCATCACCGGTGCGAATGCCATTGACTGGAAACTGACCCATAACATCGCCACGCTGAAGCGCGTTAAAAATCAGCCGGGCGTGAATGGCGTGAAAAACATCATTGCCGTGAGTTCTGGTAAGGGCGGGGTAGGGAAATCGTCTACAGCCGTCAACCTGGCGCTGGCGCTGGCTGCGGAAGGGGCAAAAGTCGGTATTCTGGATGCTGACATCTACGGCCCGTCAATTCCGACCATGCTGGGCGCGGAAAATCAGCGTCCGACTTCCCCAGACGGCACCCATATGGCGCCGATTATGGCTCACGGTCTGGCAACGAATTCCATTGGTTATCTGGTCACCGACGATAACGCGATGGTGTGGCGCGGCCCAATGGCCAGCAAGGCGCTGATGCAGATGTTGCAGGAAACCTTATGGCCGGATCTCGATTATCTGGTGCTGGATATGCCGCCGGGCACCGGTGACATTCAGCTGACGCTGGCGCAAAACATTCCGGTTACCGGCGCGGTCGTGGTCACTACGCCACAAGACATTGCGCTGATTGACGCCAAAAAAGGCATCGTGATGTTCGAGAAAGTGGAAGTGCCGGTGCTGGGGATCGTGGAAAACATGAGCATGCATATTTGCAGCCAGTGTGGTCACCACGAACCTATCTTCGGTACCGGTGGCGCAGAGAAACTGGCGGAGAAATACCATACCCAGTTGCTGGGTCAGATGCCGCTGCACATCAGCCTGCGTGAAGATCTGGATAAAGGCACCCCAACCGTGGTGAATCGCCCGGACAGTGAATTTACGCAAATTTATCGTCGACTGGCGGATTTAACCGCTGCCCAGCTCTACTGGCAGGGTGAAGTGATCCCCGGCGAAATCGCCTTCCGCGCGGTATAA
- a CDS encoding RcnB family protein, giving the protein MGKYKLWLLAGLMAAGSAFAAPGTGIQKYELKEFVADFTHFNIGDAVPEMYRTDQYNIKQWQQRNLPAPDAGTHWTYMGGNYVLISDTDGKISKVYDGEIFYHR; this is encoded by the coding sequence ATGGGTAAATACAAATTATGGCTTCTGGCTGGCCTGATGGCCGCCGGATCCGCCTTCGCCGCACCAGGTACGGGCATTCAGAAGTATGAACTGAAAGAGTTTGTCGCGGATTTCACCCACTTTAACATCGGGGACGCCGTTCCTGAGATGTACCGTACTGACCAGTACAACATCAAGCAGTGGCAGCAGCGCAATCTGCCTGCGCCAGACGCGGGAACGCACTGGACCTACATGGGCGGCAACTACGTGCTGATTTCCGACACGGACGGGAAAATCAGTAAAGTTTACGACGGCGAAATCTTCTATCACCGTTAA
- a CDS encoding zinc-binding alcohol dehydrogenase family protein, producing the protein MKAIAITQAAGAHGNIEALEEITLPVPVAAGHDLLVEVKAISVNPVDTKVRAGFSGDTPRVLGWDAVGVVKSVGEAVTLFKAGDEVWYAGALTRPGSNSEFQLVDERIVALKPRSLDNVSAAALPLTSITAWELLFDRLGIQENGNEGDVLLIVGAAGGVGSILTQLARKLTKMTVIGTASRPETQKWVADAGAHHVIDHSKPIAEELIRIGIPAVTHVASLTHTDKHYLQLIEALAPQGKLALIDDPETLDARPLKTKSISLHWEFMYTRSMFETPDMIAQHQLLTRVAALIDNGTIKTTLGEKLGAINAENIRQAHRQLETGKTMGKLVLEGF; encoded by the coding sequence ATGAAAGCGATTGCGATTACTCAGGCGGCTGGCGCGCACGGCAACATTGAAGCATTAGAAGAAATCACCCTGCCCGTTCCCGTGGCGGCAGGCCACGATTTACTGGTGGAAGTGAAAGCCATCTCCGTTAACCCGGTCGATACCAAAGTGCGCGCCGGTTTTAGCGGGGATACGCCGCGCGTGCTGGGCTGGGACGCCGTAGGCGTGGTGAAATCCGTTGGTGAAGCCGTGACCCTGTTTAAAGCTGGCGACGAAGTCTGGTATGCGGGGGCGTTAACGCGTCCAGGCAGCAACAGCGAGTTCCAGCTGGTCGATGAGCGCATTGTCGCCCTCAAACCGCGCTCGCTGGATAACGTTTCTGCTGCCGCCCTGCCGTTGACCTCCATCACCGCATGGGAACTGTTGTTCGATCGTTTAGGCATTCAGGAAAACGGCAATGAAGGCGACGTGCTGTTGATTGTCGGTGCGGCGGGTGGAGTCGGTTCCATCCTGACTCAGCTGGCGCGTAAGCTCACTAAAATGACGGTGATCGGCACCGCCTCGCGCCCGGAAACGCAGAAATGGGTCGCGGATGCCGGGGCGCATCACGTTATCGATCACAGCAAACCGATTGCCGAAGAACTTATCCGCATCGGTATTCCGGCGGTGACGCACGTCGCCAGCCTGACGCACACGGATAAGCACTATTTGCAGCTGATTGAAGCCCTCGCCCCACAAGGCAAACTGGCGCTGATTGACGATCCTGAAACCCTGGATGCGCGTCCGTTAAAAACCAAAAGCATCTCACTGCACTGGGAATTTATGTATACCCGCTCGATGTTTGAAACGCCGGATATGATTGCTCAGCATCAGTTACTGACCCGCGTGGCCGCGCTGATTGATAACGGAACGATCAAAACTACGCTGGGCGAAAAGTTAGGGGCTATTAACGCCGAGAATATTCGCCAGGCGCATCGCCAGCTTGAGACCGGAAAAACCATGGGCAAACTGGTGCTGGAAGGCTTCTGA
- a CDS encoding LysR family transcriptional regulator: protein MLRLEDLTLFVRAAALSSFSEAAREAGLPPAQVSSAIKRLETALNIRLFARSTRSLRLTPEGETWLPYATQMLETMQAGLQQIQTPDDEIRGTLQIAVPSDLGRNLLLGIFRQFRQRHPALKLRILFSDQVTDVFKDPVDVAFRYGSNEDASYVALPIAPDNRRVLVASPDWIAKNGEPATPADLEKCDALTYVLRGRLFDRWTLTARGETHEVQVNGTIISDDAEVIRRLAIAGEGIANKSWLDVSEDVFQGRLKLLLPDYEGDGVPLNMICPHRKQLSPAVRLLYEAVKERCEALVQRRG from the coding sequence ATGCTCAGGCTGGAAGATTTAACCCTGTTCGTGCGTGCGGCGGCATTAAGCAGTTTCAGCGAAGCCGCGCGCGAGGCCGGTCTGCCGCCTGCTCAGGTGAGTTCCGCCATTAAGCGTCTTGAGACGGCGCTTAATATTCGCCTGTTCGCCCGCTCAACCCGCAGCCTGCGCTTGACGCCAGAGGGCGAAACCTGGCTGCCTTACGCCACGCAGATGCTGGAAACAATGCAGGCGGGCCTTCAGCAGATTCAAACGCCCGACGATGAGATTCGCGGTACGCTGCAAATTGCGGTGCCTTCTGATTTGGGACGAAATCTGCTGCTCGGTATTTTTCGCCAGTTCCGCCAGCGCCACCCGGCGCTTAAGTTGCGCATTCTGTTCTCGGACCAGGTGACCGATGTGTTTAAAGATCCGGTTGATGTCGCCTTTCGCTACGGCAGCAATGAGGATGCGTCATACGTCGCGCTGCCCATCGCACCGGATAATCGCCGCGTGCTGGTCGCTTCGCCGGACTGGATCGCCAAAAATGGCGAACCGGCAACGCCTGCCGATTTAGAAAAGTGTGATGCGCTGACCTATGTCCTGCGAGGTCGATTGTTCGATCGCTGGACGCTTACCGCCAGGGGGGAAACCCACGAGGTGCAGGTAAACGGCACAATTATCAGCGATGATGCAGAAGTGATTCGCCGACTGGCCATTGCCGGGGAAGGCATTGCCAATAAGTCGTGGCTCGACGTCAGTGAAGATGTCTTTCAGGGGCGATTGAAATTGCTGCTGCCGGACTACGAAGGCGACGGTGTGCCGCTGAATATGATTTGCCCGCATCGCAAGCAGCTCTCGCCTGCGGTGCGGTTATTGTATGAAGCAGTGAAAGAACGTTGTGAAGCGCTGGTGCAGCGCAGAGGCTAA
- a CDS encoding GntR family transcriptional regulator: MRRYIEISNIIRERIKNKLYLPGEKIPYGHQLCEEFSCSKITLSNALDILVNEGFITRQRGLGTVVKTATPQPLPLAGERNPPILGVSTINAAQGHNVSSLLLAFETANPPADIAAHLAISVDQFAWHFRRVRYIDELPLSIEETWIPLRILPDFTRQDALGSVYQYVEKTLKKIPASSHTQFSSLPSDADAQTWLKLTPNEPVSVTRSVTYLNDGQPFEFCVSHYHYQRFNYNSVVQRQGN; the protein is encoded by the coding sequence TTGCGCCGATATATTGAAATCTCAAATATAATCAGAGAAAGGATTAAGAATAAATTATATTTGCCGGGTGAAAAGATCCCCTACGGGCATCAGCTTTGTGAGGAGTTTAGCTGTAGTAAAATCACGCTAAGCAACGCGCTGGATATTCTGGTCAATGAAGGTTTTATTACGCGTCAGCGCGGGCTGGGAACGGTGGTGAAAACCGCCACGCCGCAGCCATTGCCGCTGGCGGGGGAAAGAAATCCCCCTATCCTCGGCGTCAGCACCATTAACGCCGCACAGGGGCATAACGTCAGCAGTCTTCTGCTGGCGTTTGAAACAGCCAACCCGCCAGCCGATATCGCTGCTCACCTGGCGATAAGCGTCGATCAATTCGCCTGGCATTTTCGTCGTGTGCGCTACATTGACGAACTTCCGCTTTCGATTGAAGAGACCTGGATCCCCCTGCGCATTCTGCCGGACTTTACCCGTCAGGACGCGCTGGGTTCGGTGTATCAATATGTGGAAAAAACGCTGAAGAAGATCCCGGCCAGCAGTCACACACAGTTTTCATCGCTGCCGAGCGATGCAGACGCACAAACCTGGCTGAAACTCACACCGAATGAACCGGTGAGCGTGACGCGCTCTGTCACCTATCTTAATGATGGTCAGCCGTTTGAATTCTGCGTGAGCCATTATCACTATCAACGCTTTAACTATAATTCCGTTGTTCAGCGTCAGGGGAATTAG
- a CDS encoding PTS sugar transporter subunit IIC, whose product MKDILLKKTLSLAQWMGSQIHLRTMRDAFIMLIPFLVLSGMMILINNVVINPGGILSGIVADTTLSSWQTVGNKVVNGTMNILGMLIGLVFSYNLARNRQFANPLMAALVAVSCLFVLMPVLNAFTPEGATADVMIKSAAPYALLGTSGTFVALVCGGLATELFIRISKNKRLQIRIEGNVPPAVIQSFNTLFAVMITVLLFAFVSYLMVVVAGVELHELINMVIQKPLLGLATSLPAYILIDIINNFVFSLGINPGGITGAILEAPMLVAMQQNMDAWAAGREIPNIIVRPFSDLYGRMGGTGITLCLIIAVFIRSKRKELRSFSRTVMPTTLFNINEPVIFGFPIIFNPILMIPFTFIPSVLYVIAYYATAWGWVSKIVVFVPWSVPPLISGYLASGGDYRNVILQFILLMLGVLLYMPFLMLYEKVLNAQDNPAH is encoded by the coding sequence ATGAAAGATATCTTATTGAAGAAAACACTTTCATTAGCTCAGTGGATGGGTTCTCAAATACATCTGCGCACCATGCGCGATGCATTCATAATGTTAATACCTTTTTTAGTGCTGTCCGGGATGATGATTCTGATTAATAACGTGGTGATTAATCCCGGCGGGATTTTGTCGGGAATCGTTGCTGATACCACGTTATCCTCCTGGCAAACGGTCGGTAATAAAGTGGTTAATGGAACCATGAATATCCTCGGCATGCTGATTGGACTGGTCTTCAGCTACAACCTGGCGCGCAACCGGCAGTTTGCTAACCCGCTGATGGCGGCGCTGGTTGCAGTCAGTTGTTTGTTCGTACTGATGCCGGTGCTGAACGCCTTTACACCCGAGGGCGCAACGGCAGACGTAATGATTAAAAGCGCGGCCCCTTACGCACTGCTGGGCACCAGCGGAACCTTCGTGGCGCTGGTCTGCGGCGGGCTGGCAACGGAATTATTCATCCGCATCAGTAAGAATAAGCGTCTGCAAATTCGAATAGAAGGCAACGTACCGCCTGCGGTCATTCAATCCTTTAACACACTGTTTGCGGTGATGATCACCGTGCTGCTGTTTGCGTTTGTCTCTTACCTGATGGTGGTTGTTGCCGGTGTGGAACTCCATGAGCTGATTAACATGGTGATTCAGAAACCGCTGCTGGGCCTGGCAACCAGCCTGCCGGCGTATATTCTTATCGATATCATCAACAACTTTGTTTTCTCTCTTGGCATCAACCCCGGCGGGATCACCGGTGCGATTCTGGAAGCGCCGATGTTAGTCGCGATGCAGCAAAACATGGACGCGTGGGCGGCAGGGCGAGAAATACCGAATATTATTGTGCGCCCCTTCAGCGATCTGTATGGCCGTATGGGGGGAACGGGGATCACGTTGTGTCTGATTATCGCCGTGTTTATTCGCAGCAAACGTAAAGAGCTGCGTTCATTTTCGCGGACGGTGATGCCAACCACGCTGTTCAATATTAATGAACCGGTTATTTTCGGCTTCCCGATTATTTTCAACCCCATTCTGATGATTCCCTTTACCTTTATTCCGTCTGTTTTATATGTCATCGCCTATTACGCGACGGCATGGGGCTGGGTATCAAAAATTGTCGTTTTCGTACCGTGGTCTGTTCCACCTTTAATTTCGGGTTATCTGGCAAGCGGTGGCGATTACCGTAACGTGATTTTGCAATTTATTCTTCTGATGCTGGGGGTATTACTCTACATGCCATTCCTGATGCTTTATGAAAAAGTCCTGAATGCACAGGATAACCCGGCGCATTAA
- a CDS encoding PTS sugar transporter subunit IIB: MMKSILLICNEGMSTGYLCNKMNEVAQTDNIDAKAWAIPESALEGHYRTADVIMVGPQISYLLDSIRQRVNNEIPVGAINPVDFGRINAKAVLDHALSLTDKQAAS, translated from the coding sequence ATGATGAAAAGTATTCTGCTTATCTGTAATGAAGGTATGTCGACGGGCTATTTGTGCAACAAGATGAACGAAGTGGCACAAACAGACAATATTGATGCAAAAGCCTGGGCTATCCCTGAATCGGCGCTCGAAGGGCATTATCGCACGGCGGATGTGATTATGGTGGGTCCGCAAATTAGTTATCTGCTTGACTCCATTCGCCAGCGCGTCAATAACGAAATTCCTGTTGGGGCGATTAACCCGGTGGATTTCGGGCGAATTAACGCCAAAGCGGTGCTGGATCACGCGCTATCGCTCACTGACAAACAGGCGGCGTCATGA
- a CDS encoding PTS transporter subunit EIIC encodes MSNTTLLTRITDVSQKMASEVHLRSLRDSFIITVPFLVLAGLFIMVNYVFLDPNSMIGKWFSSEALLAARSIGDRILNGTMSILALMLVVLIAWSIASKRKFAAPMIPAMVSLAAFLVLMPQQVLLTPVNGTTAVAVSGVISLGLTNAGGVFMAILTAIVATDLFLWVAKTRWLQIRMGDEVPPMVTQSFQSMFSIILVVLAFALLAAGVKAGTGKEVHEIIQALIQAPLVHLTTNLPGFLVLTTLTNFLFSLGIHPSGIINPILEPPLLVAMQENMAAFARGDIPPHIIVLPFRDLYGHMGGTGTTLALLLAIFLRSKVSSHQKLGRTVLAPGLFNINEPVIFGFPVLYNPLIMIPFIIYPQINFVIAYFATQLGMVSKIVAFVPWSVPPLLSGWLGSGGDFRNVILQVALLALGVVIYLPFLMAYEKTIVEAKVKTLVDSLSTEQATPAEDARELSVLSNKTIILTCNEGMSTSIMANKMRKYAEECGYALNVYAINIGRIEEEYQNADLILLGPQVVYMQESIMKNIDNACPVVAINAEYFSKLDGKSAIEDAVVILNNRTQH; translated from the coding sequence ATGAGCAATACGACTCTCTTAACGCGCATCACGGACGTGTCGCAAAAGATGGCGTCCGAGGTTCACCTGCGAAGCCTGCGCGACAGCTTTATTATCACCGTGCCGTTTTTGGTGCTGGCGGGTCTGTTCATTATGGTCAATTACGTTTTCCTTGACCCTAATAGCATGATAGGAAAGTGGTTTTCCAGCGAGGCGCTTCTGGCGGCCAGAAGTATCGGCGACCGTATTCTGAACGGAACGATGAGTATTCTGGCGCTGATGCTGGTGGTGCTTATCGCCTGGAGTATTGCCAGCAAGCGTAAATTCGCCGCGCCGATGATTCCGGCCATGGTTTCCCTGGCGGCATTTCTGGTGCTGATGCCGCAACAGGTGCTGTTAACGCCGGTTAACGGCACAACGGCGGTTGCCGTCAGCGGCGTGATATCGCTGGGGCTGACCAACGCGGGCGGCGTCTTTATGGCGATTTTAACCGCTATCGTCGCCACCGACCTTTTTCTGTGGGTGGCTAAAACCCGCTGGCTGCAAATCCGTATGGGGGATGAAGTGCCGCCGATGGTGACGCAGTCCTTCCAGTCGATGTTTTCGATAATACTGGTGGTGCTGGCCTTTGCGCTGCTGGCAGCGGGTGTTAAAGCTGGAACGGGAAAAGAGGTGCACGAGATTATTCAGGCATTGATTCAGGCGCCGCTGGTGCATCTCACCACCAATTTGCCGGGTTTTCTGGTGCTGACGACGCTCACCAATTTCCTGTTCTCGCTCGGTATTCACCCGTCGGGCATTATTAACCCGATTCTGGAGCCGCCTCTGTTGGTCGCGATGCAGGAAAATATGGCCGCGTTTGCGCGTGGTGATATTCCGCCGCACATTATTGTGCTGCCGTTTCGCGATCTCTACGGCCATATGGGCGGCACGGGCACCACGCTTGCGCTGCTGCTGGCGATATTTCTGCGCAGTAAAGTCTCAAGCCATCAAAAGCTGGGGCGCACGGTACTGGCGCCGGGATTATTCAACATTAATGAGCCGGTTATTTTTGGTTTTCCGGTGTTGTATAACCCGCTGATCATGATCCCTTTTATCATCTATCCGCAAATTAACTTTGTGATCGCGTATTTCGCCACGCAGTTGGGCATGGTCTCTAAAATAGTGGCCTTCGTGCCGTGGTCGGTACCGCCGTTGCTCTCCGGCTGGTTAGGTTCCGGCGGCGATTTCCGCAACGTTATTTTACAGGTCGCTTTACTGGCGCTGGGCGTGGTGATTTATCTGCCGTTTCTGATGGCCTATGAAAAAACGATTGTTGAAGCCAAAGTTAAAACGCTGGTCGATTCATTATCCACTGAACAAGCCACACCCGCAGAGGATGCCCGCGAATTAAGCGTACTGAGCAATAAAACCATTATTCTGACCTGCAATGAAGGGATGTCCACCTCAATCATGGCGAACAAAATGCGCAAATATGCCGAAGAGTGTGGCTATGCGCTCAACGTGTACGCCATCAATATTGGCCGCATAGAAGAGGAGTATCAGAATGCCGATCTCATTCTGCTCGGCCCGCAGGTGGTGTATATGCAGGAATCCATTATGAAGAACATCGACAACGCCTGCCCGGTGGTGGCGATAAATGCAGAGTACTTCAGCAAGCTGGATGGTAAATCCGCCATCGAAGACGCTGTTGTCATTTTGAATAACAGAACACAGCATTAA
- a CDS encoding oxidoreductase, which yields MVINSAFIGFGKSATRYHLPYVLVRKDKFNVSRIFDRVRVPAREQQSEYAGIQFTSQVEDILNDPTISLVTVCTHPDSHFYYAKLCLEHGKNVLVEKPFTTTLDEAKILFALAREKGLLVTPFQNRRFDSCFLTMKQVIESGKLGKIVEVESHFDYFRPQADRQPGGHFDGAFYGLGVHTLDQMLALFGRPQQVYYHLRHLRQPDNPDDTFEAQLIYGDMKAIIKTSHLVKKPYPKFLVHGTRGTFIRDEIDQQETSLKANIMPDNPLFAADEHPGVLDYIDEQGNSQQAFIPAVKGDYGRVYDALYETLTTGCANYVSELEALTNLEILERAFQQPSPSLIALS from the coding sequence ATTGTGATTAATAGCGCCTTTATTGGCTTTGGAAAAAGCGCAACCCGTTATCATCTGCCCTATGTGCTGGTACGCAAGGACAAGTTTAACGTCAGCAGAATATTTGACCGCGTCCGGGTACCCGCGCGCGAACAGCAGTCTGAATATGCCGGTATTCAGTTTACCTCACAGGTTGAAGATATTTTAAACGACCCAACCATTTCCCTGGTGACGGTGTGTACGCACCCGGATAGCCATTTTTACTATGCCAAACTCTGTCTTGAGCATGGTAAAAATGTGCTGGTCGAAAAGCCGTTTACCACCACGCTTGATGAAGCGAAGATACTCTTCGCCCTGGCGCGTGAAAAAGGGCTACTGGTAACGCCTTTCCAGAATCGTCGTTTTGATAGCTGTTTCCTGACCATGAAGCAGGTGATTGAAAGCGGCAAGCTTGGCAAAATTGTGGAGGTGGAGAGCCACTTCGACTATTTCCGCCCGCAGGCCGACCGCCAGCCGGGAGGGCATTTTGACGGCGCGTTTTATGGCCTTGGCGTACATACCCTGGATCAAATGCTTGCATTATTTGGCCGCCCGCAGCAGGTTTATTATCATCTGCGCCATTTGCGCCAGCCGGATAACCCGGATGACACGTTCGAAGCGCAGCTTATTTATGGCGATATGAAAGCCATTATTAAAACCAGCCATCTGGTGAAAAAACCGTATCCTAAATTCCTGGTCCACGGTACGCGTGGAACTTTTATTCGCGATGAAATAGACCAGCAGGAAACCAGCCTGAAAGCCAACATTATGCCGGATAATCCCTTATTCGCCGCAGATGAACATCCTGGCGTACTTGACTATATCGACGAGCAGGGCAACAGCCAGCAAGCGTTTATTCCGGCGGTTAAAGGTGACTATGGTCGGGTCTATGACGCGCTGTATGAAACATTAACCACTGGATGCGCAAACTACGTCAGCGAGCTGGAAGCGCTGACTAATCTGGAGATTCTGGAACGCGCGTTCCAGCAGCCATCGCCGTCACTGATCGCGTTATCTTAA
- the crcB gene encoding fluoride efflux transporter CrcB, with product MYRSLLAVIIGGSTGCVIRWWLSMKLNSLFPSLPPGTLVVNLVGGFIIGAALAFFLRQPQLDPAWKLLITTGLCGGMTTFSTFSAEIVTLLQNGNYLWAMISVMTHVVGSLLMTAAGFFLMTLV from the coding sequence ATGTATCGTTCATTACTGGCCGTTATTATTGGCGGCTCTACCGGGTGTGTGATTCGTTGGTGGCTGTCGATGAAACTGAACAGCCTTTTCCCCAGCCTGCCACCGGGAACGCTGGTAGTTAATCTGGTCGGTGGTTTTATTATTGGCGCGGCGCTGGCGTTCTTTTTGCGCCAGCCGCAACTGGACCCGGCATGGAAGTTACTGATTACCACTGGACTTTGCGGCGGGATGACGACCTTTTCCACTTTTTCGGCGGAGATCGTCACCCTTCTGCAAAACGGCAACTATCTGTGGGCGATGATTTCGGTGATGACTCACGTGGTGGGATCGCTCCTGATGACCGCCGCCGGGTTCTTTTTAATGACGCTGGTTTAG
- a CDS encoding universal stress protein: protein MPVYNHALVLINNSLDGIPLLEHAAKMAQENAMTITIAHISTDYRALNDVSDSLMDDVVSQEVIQAKALLSELAESVSLPVQTLELVTTRRFEDVESCIRDRRIDLVIAGHHNRLLGVLASHSLEYINHLTVDVLIKHLA, encoded by the coding sequence ATGCCTGTTTACAACCATGCGCTGGTGCTGATTAACAACAGCCTTGATGGCATTCCCCTGCTTGAGCACGCCGCAAAAATGGCGCAGGAGAACGCGATGACGATAACCATCGCGCATATCAGCACCGATTATCGTGCCCTCAATGATGTCTCTGACAGCCTGATGGATGATGTGGTTTCGCAGGAAGTCATTCAGGCCAAAGCCCTGTTGAGCGAGCTGGCAGAATCCGTTTCCCTACCGGTACAAACGCTGGAGCTGGTCACCACCCGTCGCTTTGAAGATGTCGAATCCTGCATTCGCGACCGACGTATCGACCTGGTCATTGCCGGGCATCACAATCGCCTGCTGGGCGTGCTCGCCTCCCACTCCCTTGAGTACATCAACCATCTGACGGTGGATGTGCTGATCAAACATTTAGCATAA
- the thiM gene encoding hydroxyethylthiazole kinase translates to MQAEPLSRAQIAHSLHLFRHHAPLVHCMTNDVVQTFTANVLLALGASPAMVIDAQEAAQFSGIADALLINVGTLTQPRAQAMKAAALSANAAGKPWTLDPVAVGALTLRTEFCHDLLTLKPAAIRGNASEIMALAGMSAGGRGVDTTDTAAAALPAAQALARQINTVVAVTGEVDYITDGQRVVAVTGGDPLMTRVVGTGCALSAVVAASCALPGDRLDNVASACAFMKLAGGRAAVDNGPGSFVPAFLDALYVLDGEALA, encoded by the coding sequence ATGCAAGCAGAGCCGCTTAGCCGCGCGCAAATCGCGCATTCGTTACATCTTTTTCGTCATCACGCCCCCCTTGTTCACTGCATGACTAACGACGTCGTGCAGACCTTCACCGCCAACGTACTGCTGGCGCTCGGCGCATCCCCCGCGATGGTGATTGATGCGCAGGAAGCCGCGCAGTTCTCTGGCATTGCCGATGCGTTATTGATAAACGTCGGCACGCTCACGCAGCCGCGCGCGCAGGCGATGAAAGCCGCCGCGCTAAGTGCGAACGCCGCAGGTAAGCCCTGGACTCTCGACCCTGTCGCCGTGGGCGCATTAACGCTGCGCACCGAGTTTTGCCACGACCTGTTGACCTTAAAACCCGCCGCCATTCGGGGGAATGCCTCTGAAATTATGGCGCTGGCGGGAATGAGCGCGGGCGGGCGCGGCGTGGACACCACTGATACCGCCGCTGCAGCACTTCCGGCGGCACAGGCTCTGGCGCGTCAAATCAATACCGTTGTGGCGGTGACGGGCGAAGTGGATTACATCACCGATGGACAACGCGTTGTCGCGGTAACGGGCGGCGACCCGTTGATGACCCGCGTGGTGGGCACCGGCTGTGCATTGTCGGCGGTGGTTGCGGCAAGCTGTGCGCTGCCGGGCGACAGGCTGGATAACGTCGCTTCTGCCTGTGCCTTTATGAAACTGGCCGGTGGTCGTGCGGCGGTCGATAACGGACCGGGCAGTTTTGTCCCGGCATTTCTAGATGCACTGTATGTACTTGATGGGGAGGCTCTGGCATGA